The DNA region CAAGCTTCCAAAGTCGCTTGAAGTTGTACGCCAAGCAGACCAACGACCATTCGCCCTGGACTTTGGCTTGCCCGCGGAGCCGAAATGCTCGGAAGCCCATTACCGATTTGATGATGCCGAAGACCGGTTCGACCGTCTGCTTGCGTCGAGCATAGAGGCGGCGGCCTTCCGGACTGGCGAGCTTCTCAACCATCTTGCGTCTCCACGGGGCGGTATATTCCACGGGCTTCTCCCGTCGACGATCGGTGGGCCGGAACTCGTATCGCCGGCGGCATTCCAGAGCTTCAGCCCTCATCGGACAGTAGACTTCGATTCCTTCCGCCTGCAGAGCCTCGACCTGTTCGCCATTGGCATACCCCGTGTCTACCAGCACCGCACGGACCCGACCGGCTTCCGTAGGAATGGCCCGCACGTCGGCTTCCAACTCGCCGGCATCGTTGGCGCACACACTCACCCGAGCCGAAAGCACCAAGGCACTCCCTTCCGCATCCACGGCCGCCTGCGCATTGTAGCTCTGTTCAAAGGCTTCGTTGCGGCTCTTGCGCATCAGCCGGCTCTCGGGATCGGTCAGGTTGCTTTGCTCCTCCGCCCCAGGCTTCTCCTCCGGAGGGTGGATATGCCGCCCTTTGGCACTCCCCTTGCGAGCTTCCCGTTCTTTTACCTTCCGCTCGTAATCCGCACGCTCCCGCTCCGCTCGCTCCTTGGCCCGTTCCTCCAGCCGGCGTTGCGCTTCCTCTAGCTTTGCCTGGAGCCGCTCCCGCCGACCAATCTCCTCAGGTAGCTTGCCCGGATCCGCTTCCTCTCTCCGGTCCGCTTCCTCCGCCCTCTTCAAGAGATCTGCCACATCCGCCCGCAAAAGCTCCACCAGTTCTCCGGCCCGCTCGTAGGTCACATTCCGATGCTTGCTCGCGTTGGCCCGAATCTTCGTCCCGTCGACACTCACCACCCCGACCTTCAAAAGCTTCATCTCCCGGGCCAACTCCAAGACCTTCAAAAAGCAGTCCGCCACCGCAGCAAAGTTCTCCCGCCGAAACCGGCAGATCGTGTCGTGATCCGGATGGGTGTTCGCACAAAGATAACGCACCGCCACGTCCCGCCGCGTCGCTGCCTCAATCCTCCGACTCGAAAAGATTCCGTTGGCGTAGCAATAAATCAAAAGCGAGAGCATCATCGACGGCGGATACTGTGCGTCCCCAGTCCCGCGTACGTTCACCCGAAAGCCCCGCAGATCCATCCTCTCCACCGCCTCGATGACAAAATGCACCAAGTCGTCCTCCTCCACCCAATCTCGCAGGTCCTCGGGCAAAAGCATCGGCGTCATCCGATCCACCGTCACAAATCGCTCAGCCATGCCCTCTTTTACCATATTCCAGAAGGAAAAGGAAAGTCCGACAGGCTGCTAGTAGGTGAAAACAGGGAGCTTACTCATGGATCGCTTTGAGCGCCTTCTCGGCGCGGTTCCGGGCGGATCGCTTCCCGTAAAGCCTGGCACACATCGAAACGATGACCTCATGCAGGTCGCCCACGATGTCATCAGTCCTGTCGTCCGACTCCACCACCAGGACCGATCGGCTCTGCGCGGCCAATGCCGCTTCCACGTACTCCAAGCCGAAGCGCATCAGCCGGTCGCGATGCTCGACCAGGATGACGCCGATATTGGGATCACGGAGCAGCTCGATCAGGCCCTTCCGATGGCCGTTCATTCCGGAGCCGACCTCCTTGACGGCCTTGACGATCGGCAACCGTTTGCTCAGCGCGAACTCGGTCAGCCGAGCCAATTGCCGGTCCAGATCCGCTTCCTGATCGGAGCTCGATACCCGTGCGTAAAGGGCGACCCCATTGGGTTGTGAGGGCTCCGCATGCACGATCACCGTTCCGGTCGGCAACTGCTCGGCCGGGACGGGCAAACGCCCTTCCTTCCACATCCGCCAAGCCGTCTTGTAGCAAATGCCCTGCCGCTTGGCCCAGACACTCAACTTCACTCAGACATACTGCCATTAAACTTGCTATGTGTCCATATATTTTTTAGCTGCTGGCAACCCCTTGGTGCTCGATCTCCATGAGGTGCTCCGAGTACGTCCGGCCGGCGGAAGCGGTTTTGGGCAGGCAGGTCCCGCTGTCCGCAAAAAAGGGGGAAGGTCCCCGCTTCCCGCGGCAGGACCGCCCTCACCGGCGGCTCCAGAGCGTGGTCAGCAAGGCCAGGATCCCCAGCCCGGCCGCCGCCCAGACCCGTCCCGCTTCGGCTCCGCCCGAGCCGGGCTCCCATTCGGGGCGGATCCCGTGCTTCTCCAGCCGCTGGGCGACGGCGCGGCCGATCTCTTCCGGGGAGCTCTCCTTCGCCCGGAAGAAGAGGCCGCCTGTGGTTTCGGAGACCGCCTCCAGAGGAGGATCGAAGCGCGCGGTCCGCAGCGGTCCCTTCGCGGGCTCCCCCTCCGAGGAGGGCTCCTCCGGAGCCGATTCGTCGGGCACGGCCGTCTCGCGGTCCCCGCCGACGGCGACGCACACGAAAAGCACGCGGGGAGCGGCGGCCTGCACCTCCTTGGCGGCCTCGCCGATTTCGGCGATCGGAACTTCTCTCCCCTCCTCCCTGCCCCCGTCGGAAAGCAACACCGCCACCGGCATGGGGGACTCGGGGGGATTTTGGCTCCACTCGGCCGCCAGCGCCCGCAGAGGCTCGACAAGGTCGGTCCCCCGCGATTTCGGCACCGCCGCCGCGCTCCGGAGGTAGTAGGTAAAGGCATTGTGGTCGCTACTCGGCAGCAGCAGCACCGACGCGTCGCCCGCGAAGGGGACGATCCCGAACCGGGCGCCCGGGAAGCCCGAGAACAGATACGAGCAGAGGCGTTGGGCCCATTCCAGGCGCGAGAGGGAGCCGCTCCGCCCCCCGGCCGCATCCTCCGCCCGCATGGAAAGGGAGGTATCAAGGAGGAGCCAGAAGTCGCAGCGGCGCCACCGTGCCGCCGGCGCTCCCCAATCCCAGCGCAAGCCGGCCATGCCGGCGGCGGTCGCCAGCAGGGCCAGGCAGAGGAGCAGGGTCTCTCCCCGGCTCCCCTGCTTCGGCCCATGGTGCGCCTCCGGCCCCCCGTCCAGCGCGGCCCGCTCTTGGGCAAGGGAGCGCCGCCGGCTTCGCTGCCAGATCACGATCAGCGGCAACAGGCCGACGGGAAGGAGGCCCCAAGCGCTTTCCGGCTTCAGGTAGAGCGACCCGATCACATCTTCCCCTTGGGAACCGACGGGGCGTGCCCTTGCCGCTCGGGGAGAGGCGGGGCTTCCTCCGGCTTTTGGACATCTTTTTTCCCCGGCTTCTCTCCCCCGCCCTGCACCTGGGCGTGGCTGAGGGTCGGGCGGAAGGTCGAGCCGAGCACCTCGAGGTTTTCCATGGTCCAAGGATCCTCCGGCGCTTCCTTGAGCGCGGCTGCGCTCTCCGAGACCGCGGCAAGCCAAGACTCTACCTGCCGCTGGGCATCGGGCTCCAAACCGGCGATCCAGGCATCCAAAAGCCCTTTGGCGTAAAAGATCTTGTGCCGGCATTGCGCCGCGTCGGGAACGCCGGAGGGGGGCAGGCCCGCGGCGAGCAGCGGGAAGGCTTGCGTCCGCAAGGCCCGCAGCCGGAGGAGCAGCTCGGCCAGGTGGGGGTGGTCGGGCTCCTCCCGGCGGTAGACCGCCGCCTCCGCGGAAAGGACGGAAGCCTGCCGGAGGAGGACCCAGGCGGCTTCCCGCGCGATCCCTCTGCGGATCTCCTCGGGGAGCGAGAGCTCTTCGAGGCGATCTTGCAATCGGCGGCCCGCCTCGGAAAGCTCCTCGCCCCGCTCCGCGGCGCTCTGCAGCCGTGCGACGGCGGCGCGGGCTTCCGCCGCCTTGGCCTCGAGCGAGATCCGCGCCGCGATCGCTTGCCTTGCCCGCCGGTCCTCGGCTCCCCGCCAAGCGGCGCCGGCCGAAAGAAAGACGACCCCTAAGCTCACGAGCAGCCAGCCGAGCCGGCTCCGACTCTTACTCTTCCCTCTTGCCTCCGTTTCTTTCATGAGACGGCCTTCTCCTCCGGAATGTCAAGGCCCCCGGGGGATCGCCCGATTCCGAACCCAGGCGGAACCGGCGACGCACGCGCAGGCGAGCGCAAAGAGGCCCCGCTCCCAAGGGTTCTGCTCGGCGACCTTCCACTCCATCCGGGGACGGGTCTCCTTGCGGGCGATCTCCTCATACAAGCTCTGGAAGGCTTCCTCATTTTCCGGATCGATCCGCGTCATCGTCCGGTAGGCGTTCGTCGCGACTTCCGCCGGAAGGTCCTCCACGCTCAAGCAATAGACACGCACCTCGAGCGCGCGGGCGAATTCCAGGACCCGGGCGGTGGGGAGGCTCTCGTTGCGGACCATGCCGTCGGTGAAGGCGACAATCGCCGCATCCGCATGGCTGCCGAAGATCCGGCGGAGCGCGGCTCCGTCCGGAAGGGGCGCGCCCCGCCCCAGCGCCTCCTGCGCTTCCCGCCAGCGGCGCCGGAGAACGGCGTCCTCCCACCGGCCCGCGCGCACGATCGCCTCCAACCCGGCCCAGATGCCCAGCCCCAGCTCGGTGCCCATGCCCATCCCGGGATCCTTGGTGGACACCGACCGGACGACGCGTTGGAGCCGGGCGGCCGGCTCCGGACCCCCGCCCTCCGGAGCGAGCGGCACCAGCGGCAGCCGGACGGCGGCGCTGCCGGAGAACTCGATCAGCCCGAGGCGGACCCGGCCCGCGGCGGGCCCGCGGACGGCGGCCAGAAAACGGAGATTGGCCCGGCGCAAGCTTTCCTCCTTTTTCCCCTGCATGCTTCCGGAAAGATCGTCGACCAGGACGAGCCTCCTCTCCCAGTCGGATGCCGGAGCCGGCTCGCGGCGCGCGCCGAGATGCCCGACCACCGCAAGGAGCGCGGCCCAAGCCAGCCAGAGTAGGAGAAGCGGAGCGAGGTCGGCGAGCAGCAGGAGCGCCCGCGCCCGCCCGGGAAGCGCGCGCAGCGTTTCGGCGTAGAGGGAGAGGCCCCCGTGACGGCTCCAAGCCGCCGGCCGCCTGCGGCTCCGCGCCCACAACCCGAGCCAAAAGGCGGCCGGCCCCAAGAGCGCCGCGCAGTACCCGAGCGATTCCCCGCTCATGCTCCGCCCTCTTGCCCCGCCTCGCGCTCGAGCCGGCGCAAAAGCTCGCCTACCCGGCTCTCCGCGGCGCCGCCGACGGCTGCCGTGCCGGCCCCGTCGGCAAAAAGCACCTCGCTCTGCGCCAAAAGAGAGCGGCAAAGCTCTTCGGCCGGCGCGGAGAGCTCTCCCGACCGGCGCTTCTCCAGCAGCCGCCAGGCGAACCTGCGCACGGATGCCAGGTCCCGCTCCCGCTCCCAGCTCTCCCTGGCTTGCCGGATCAGCAGCGGGGCGGCCGCCTCCGCGGCCGGCATTGCACCCGCCGGCGCACGCTTGCCGGTCCGGTGCGCCCAGGCGAGGCAAGCGGCTCCGGCAGCCGCCAGGAAAGCCCCCAGCCCGAGCAGCAGTCGCGGCCCCGGGGATTCGGCCCGGCCGGCCGGGGCTGGCGGTTCCACCCAGCCGGGGGGGGTTTGAGGGGATGGAGGCTGCCAGCACCGCCCGACAAGCCGATCACCCGCAGGGTCAGGGGCGGAGCTTGGACCGACCGAATCGGATGGTCCGCCTCCCGGTAGGCGACGCCGCCCGGCTCGATCCGAAACTCCCCGGTCCGATAGAATCGCAGCGGCAGCCGAACCTCCCGGCTGGGCCCCCCGCCCTCTTCCTGCGGCTCGCCCCGTTCGAGAAAGGCCGGAAGAAGAGCCTCGCCGCTCACCGGGCGGATGCTCAGCTCGGAGAGGCTCCGCGAGGCCGCATCGGGTTCGACGCGCGCAGTGGGACCCACCCGCACCGCCACCCGGAGGGTAATCAGGTTCCCCAGGAGGACGGTCATGCTCTCCCCCTCTTCTCCGCCGGGCCGCACCAGAGCCGCCCTCACCTCGACCGGGCTGCGGAGCGGATCGAGCACGGGAACGGCCCACCGGATTCCCTTCGCCTGGGAAAGGGCCAGCCGGCGGGCCACAAGAATGGGGTCGGGAACCTCGACCGCCGTCCCCTTGCCCTCCGCCAGCTTCTCCACCCGGCCGGACCAGCCGGCTCCGAAAAGGTCGAGAAGCTCTCGGTGGATCTCCCGGCAGATTTCGTCTTTTTCCTGCTCCGAAAGCCGCGGGTCGAAAGCGAACTCCACGCGGGGGAGAGGCACGCAGGGGCCCGCGACGGTTTCCACCAGAGGATAGACAAACCGGATCGACTCCCGGCTCCGCAAGGAGGCCGCCGACGCGAAGATCTCTTCGGGAGGCGTGTCGGCGGGAAGGCTCACCAGAACGCCGGCGCCGCGGGCCTCGACGCTCTCCGCCCATAACGGGCCCAGCGCGGCTTTCCAGGCCTCCGTCCAGTCGCGCGAGCCGGCGGGGAGGACGCGCCGGATCTCTACGTAGAGGCGCGGCAGCGGGGTCGCGACGCAGAAACGGAGCTCCCGGTCATAGAAGAAGAGAGCCCGGTCCTTCCGCGGCTCTCCCCGGGCCGTGTCGACGCCGAGCGGGAGCTGCCCGACGGCGATCCCCAGCAAAAGGCCGAGCCCGGCGGCCCACAGCAGCTTCATGCCGGCACCCTCCGTCGAAAGGCGGCCATCCGCCCGATCCGCTCCCTCAGGGAGTCCCCTTCCTCGACGATCTCCCACTCCACGCCGCGCCGAAATCCCCAAAACGCGAGCCGGCTCGCCAGCTCCCGCAACCGCCGGCCGGCGTGCGCGCAAAAGGCTTCCCGGAACCGCCGCGAGCCGAGCGGGGCGCGCAGGCAGAGCCCGGAGGGATCGCGGAACGCCCAGAACGCCCGGGGGGAAGGCAACCGCAATTCCCAACGGCCGGCCAGCGCGAAAAGAAGCACCTCCCGGCCCGGAGCCCGCAACCGGGCCAAGGGCCGCGCGAAGCCCGGGTCTCGGAAAAGGCGGCCGACCGGCACCAGGACAACGACCGCGGAAGCCGAGGGGAGCCACGGCCGCGCCGCGGCCAGCAGCCGGGGAAGCTCCTCCTCCCCGTCCCCCGCTTCCGACGACAACCGCCGGAGCTTCCCCAGGATCCGATCTTTCCAGGCCGGTCCGGCGTGCAGGGGCTCCCGGACCAGCGCCGGGCGCCGGCCGGCGACGGCTCCGATCCGGCTTTCCGGGTCCGAGGCCGCGATCTCCTCCCACAAGAGCTCCGCCAGATCGCAGGCGATGCCCCCGAGCGGGGACGCCTTGCGGCAACAGCCCGCATCGACCAGAAGGAGCCCCGGCGCGCGCGACTCCTCGGCCAGCCGGACCAGCTTCTCTCCCCATCGCCGCGACTGGATCCAATCGATCCAGCGGACGTCCTCTCCCGCCCGGGCCTCCCGGAAGGCCTCGAACTCCAATCCCCCCGGCATCGGATCGGCCGGCCACGCGCCGGGGATCGGCGAGGCGATCCGCCGCCGGGGGAAAAAGCCGCAAGGGAGGGAGGCCATGAGGAGAGGCTACTCGAGGTCCGGGACCCGATAGAGGACCTCCTGCAACAGGTAGCGGACGACGACCTCCCGCGGCAAGAGGGCGGCGAGGCTCGAAAAGCTGCGGCGGTCCTCCTCCGACAATTTTTCCAGCAGATGCGGGGCGAGCTTCGGGCAGAGCACCTCCAGCTCTTCGGAAAGCCGGATGCGGTGGTTCATGACGTCCGGGTAGATTTCCCGGACGTCGGAGGGGGCCACCCAAAGCCGGGGGATCCCGTCCGCGGGCCCGACTCCGCTCCCCCGCAGGAAAGCCACCACCTTCGAGGCGCCGAGCAGCCCCAAGGCGGGCCGTTCGGCCAAATAGCCGGAAAATAGGGCGGAAAGAGGAACGCCCGCCAGATCCTCCAACTGCCGCCGGACGGGCGCCAGCCTCGCCTCCAGCTGCTCCACCTCGGTCAGGCGAACCAGATACTCCTTGAGCAGCCGGCTCGCCGCCACTTCGGTCCAGATGAAGGAGCGGATCTCCTCGAACTCGCCGGGGGTAAGCGGCTCTTCGGCGCCGTCCTCGGCCGCCTCGCCGTCGAGAAAGCCTTCCGCCCGCTCCAAAAGCCGAATCCGCTCCTCCGGCCGCAGGGGCGCAAAAAAGATCTGGAAGAGCGAGCGATCCCGATCCGCGTCTCCGATCTGGTAGAGGCCGGAGACCTCCATGGGGTTGAGCGTCATGAAAATGATGTTCGGCCGAGGGAGGGGAAAGGCGCGTTCCTCCCCGAAGGTGACCGAGACGAACCCCTCGATCTTCGCCTGCAGCACGCCGCTGCGCGCTTTTTCGGGCGCCCGGTTGTATTCGTCGCAGAGGACGACGTTGGCGAAGAGGGGGCCTCTTTCGAAGACGAGGCTCCCCTCCTTTTCCACAAAGCTCCCGGTGAAATCCCTGGGCAGAAGGTCGGCCGTGCACTGAATCCGGCTGAAGGTGCCGCCGATCGCCCGTGCGAGAACCGACGCCATCGTGCTCTTGCCGGTTCCGGGCAGGCCGATGAACGTGCAATGCCCGTTGGCCGGAAATCCGCCTACATTGGGTTGAAAGACCGAGAGGGAGCCTACCAGCCCGCGGAAGACGGCCGCTTCCTGGCCGACGATCACGCCGGCTACCTTCCGCCAGATCGTCGCTATCCTCCGCTGGTAGTGGAGGTGCCTCTCCCGGATTTCCGCAGCCCCCCGCTCCTCCGCACGATGCGCTTCCCCGCCTCGGCTCGCCGGTCCCACGGCTCCAAAGAAGCCTGTGGGAAAAAAAACGCAACGAGAATTCCTTCCCGGCCGGCCTCTGCGGCCGCCCGCGCCCCGTCTCCCGGGCCCTCCCGCCCCGC from Methylacidimicrobium sp. AP8 includes:
- a CDS encoding vWA domain-containing protein encodes the protein MSGESLGYCAALLGPAAFWLGLWARSRRRPAAWSRHGGLSLYAETLRALPGRARALLLLADLAPLLLLWLAWAALLAVVGHLGARREPAPASDWERRLVLVDDLSGSMQGKKEESLRRANLRFLAAVRGPAAGRVRLGLIEFSGSAAVRLPLVPLAPEGGGPEPAARLQRVVRSVSTKDPGMGMGTELGLGIWAGLEAIVRAGRWEDAVLRRRWREAQEALGRGAPLPDGAALRRIFGSHADAAIVAFTDGMVRNESLPTARVLEFARALEVRVYCLSVEDLPAEVATNAYRTMTRIDPENEEAFQSLYEEIARKETRPRMEWKVAEQNPWERGLFALACACVAGSAWVRNRAIPRGP
- a CDS encoding VWA domain-containing protein, producing the protein MIGSLYLKPESAWGLLPVGLLPLIVIWQRSRRRSLAQERAALDGGPEAHHGPKQGSRGETLLLCLALLATAAGMAGLRWDWGAPAARWRRCDFWLLLDTSLSMRAEDAAGGRSGSLSRLEWAQRLCSYLFSGFPGARFGIVPFAGDASVLLLPSSDHNAFTYYLRSAAAVPKSRGTDLVEPLRALAAEWSQNPPESPMPVAVLLSDGGREEGREVPIAEIGEAAKEVQAAAPRVLFVCVAVGGDRETAVPDESAPEEPSSEGEPAKGPLRTARFDPPLEAVSETTGGLFFRAKESSPEEIGRAVAQRLEKHGIRPEWEPGSGGAEAGRVWAAAGLGILALLTTLWSRR
- a CDS encoding IS607 family transposase, with the protein product MKLSVWAKRQGICYKTAWRMWKEGRLPVPAEQLPTGTVIVHAEPSQPNGVALYARVSSSDQEADLDRQLARLTEFALSKRLPIVKAVKEVGSGMNGHRKGLIELLRDPNIGVILVEHRDRLMRFGLEYVEAALAAQSRSVLVVESDDRTDDIVGDLHEVIVSMCARLYGKRSARNRAEKALKAIHE
- a CDS encoding MoxR family ATPase; translation: MGPASRGGEAHRAEERGAAEIRERHLHYQRRIATIWRKVAGVIVGQEAAVFRGLVGSLSVFQPNVGGFPANGHCTFIGLPGTGKSTMASVLARAIGGTFSRIQCTADLLPRDFTGSFVEKEGSLVFERGPLFANVVLCDEYNRAPEKARSGVLQAKIEGFVSVTFGEERAFPLPRPNIIFMTLNPMEVSGLYQIGDADRDRSLFQIFFAPLRPEERIRLLERAEGFLDGEAAEDGAEEPLTPGEFEEIRSFIWTEVAASRLLKEYLVRLTEVEQLEARLAPVRRQLEDLAGVPLSALFSGYLAERPALGLLGASKVVAFLRGSGVGPADGIPRLWVAPSDVREIYPDVMNHRIRLSEELEVLCPKLAPHLLEKLSEEDRRSFSSLAALLPREVVVRYLLQEVLYRVPDLE
- a CDS encoding DUF58 domain-containing protein, which translates into the protein MASLPCGFFPRRRIASPIPGAWPADPMPGGLEFEAFREARAGEDVRWIDWIQSRRWGEKLVRLAEESRAPGLLLVDAGCCRKASPLGGIACDLAELLWEEIAASDPESRIGAVAGRRPALVREPLHAGPAWKDRILGKLRRLSSEAGDGEEELPRLLAAARPWLPSASAVVVLVPVGRLFRDPGFARPLARLRAPGREVLLFALAGRWELRLPSPRAFWAFRDPSGLCLRAPLGSRRFREAFCAHAGRRLRELASRLAFWGFRRGVEWEIVEEGDSLRERIGRMAAFRRRVPA
- a CDS encoding IS1182 family transposase, with the translated sequence MAERFVTVDRMTPMLLPEDLRDWVEEDDLVHFVIEAVERMDLRGFRVNVRGTGDAQYPPSMMLSLLIYCYANGIFSSRRIEAATRRDVAVRYLCANTHPDHDTICRFRRENFAAVADCFLKVLELAREMKLLKVGVVSVDGTKIRANASKHRNVTYERAGELVELLRADVADLLKRAEEADRREEADPGKLPEEIGRRERLQAKLEEAQRRLEERAKERAERERADYERKVKEREARKGSAKGRHIHPPEEKPGAEEQSNLTDPESRLMRKSRNEAFEQSYNAQAAVDAEGSALVLSARVSVCANDAGELEADVRAIPTEAGRVRAVLVDTGYANGEQVEALQAEGIEVYCPMRAEALECRRRYEFRPTDRRREKPVEYTAPWRRKMVEKLASPEGRRLYARRKQTVEPVFGIIKSVMGFRAFRLRGQAKVQGEWSLVCLAYNFKRLWKLGGARKLGSLPIGSLWSLSAGKTVVALSWFLGFPRQSLPMPHRTVAASWQTLVLRPTGC